TGACATACTCTCTGTATGCGTTACATTAGTTTGGACTCTTTTGGAATAATAATCTGTGCTTCCGGTATAACAAACAAAAGcagactgtgtatatatatttatacagtatattttgttttttcacttttaatagatgtgtctgcaccttcttcaccaaaacaaattcctagtatgtgtttgatcatggttagcgcgcagacctcatagctaggagaccagggttcaatcccaccctcggccatctctgtgtggagtttgcatgttctcacccgtgcatgcgtgggttttctctgggtactccggtttcctcccacatttcaaaaacatgctaggttaattggcgactccaaattgtccataggtatgaatgtgagtgtgaatggttgtttgtctatatgtgccctgtgattggctggcgaccagcccagggtgtaccccgcctctcgcccgaagacatctgggataggctccagcaccccccgcgaccctcatgaggaaaagtggtagaaaatgaatgaatgaatgaatgaatgtttgatcatacctggcaataaacaatttttgatactgattctgattctgaaagaACAGTATAATCCCTCCTCTTGACACTTTGaacaaaaatccatccatccctacCCATCGTGTTGAAGCATCCCATTAGCTTTTTCAACTTTCCACcatatttgatttaattttgagcattttatcactttttataactTTAACTTATAACTGGCCCTGAAATccacaaaatgtattaatgcttttaaagtttttatttctgtcattcatccatccctACACTTTCACGTCCTCCAGCTGGAGTCGCCGCCCCGCTTCCGTCTCTCTCCGGTCCCTCCCCCGGTGCCCTGCTGACCCAGCACAAAAGGAGACGAGGGGGACCGGGGGGAAGGGTGGTTGGGAGGCGGTCACCATTAGTGCTGTGGTGGGAATGGTGGTCTTTAGTGGGAAAGGACAAGCAAAGCTTTATGTTGGACTTCTAGGCCGtcagctgcccccccccaccaccacccgcGCCCCTTTGCATCATGTCAGGCCTTGTGGGACCACCGCCCCTTTTCACTCTTTATTCTTTTCAGTCCATCCTCCACCTGTAGGTACATAAAATACCTCAGCCTTAGCTCTACTGCTCAGGACCTACGAAGTCAGCTTGATGGTACTGGTACTGACTGGTACTGACTGGTACTGGATGGTAATTGCTTTGTTAacaatttttaccattttagcTCTAATGTAACTCCTGACCTTTGACTGACTGACCCATTTGGAGCGGGGGTCAGGGGTCCCAGCATTCCTATATCCACAGACAGCTGGACGGGAACCAGCTGACCCATTACCATGGGAACGCCACTCTTGGCTTTCAAGACAAAACAATGGAAGGCGAGTGCTTTAATCCCCTTTGGGTCGCCACCCTGCTGACGAAGCTTTAAGTGTTCTAACCAGAGGACCTGAAAAACCCTCTGGAAGCATTCGGTTTGAACCTGGACTCTCTATCAGAGTCACAGTTGCACATATCGTGTGTCACATGACCCTTCCACCCCACCCTTTGTGACATCAGGGCGGTGTGAAGTTCAGAGTCACACATTTTGTACTCTAGTCTTTGCTCTGGTGCCGCTTGTTACCACGGCAACAACTGTCAGCGCAGACGAGGCAAGACATGATATGTTTTCATTTACTTACATCATAACATTTGCATACTTTACTGCAAGCGTCCTCACTTCCAATCAACATGATTGACAGCACTTCAGAGTTtctgttttttatgttgttagaTCTCTATGATGTCAGACATCATCCATTACTGGGCTATTTCCAacttcccagctgtctttgaaagCATCATGAGGTCAGATCACACAAACACTGCATAGAGTCATGAAATCTTCTTTTACGTCATTGTGgccatgtgtctgtgtgtatgtgttgacccccaccccacccacaccAATGGAATCCTGGCCTGCTCAAACATTTAACGGGCAGGCTGAGGGTGTGTATAGAAGTGCTGTATTGTATGAGTGGGGGGTTCAGAGCCTGGCCATATGACTACGGAGACACAGGGAAAATAAGAGATGAAGAAGATAGTCGAGTTTGGTGGATATGAGAGCGATTCTGACTGATGTTACCCCTGTGTGCATTAACCACAAAATAAAGTGAAGATATTCGGAATCTCAATAACAGGTTtttatatagtgtatatttattaataaatcaatGCATAATCATTGAATACAACCTagtattagtccaaaaatatgcatatttaagcaaatttgagatattttttgcctaaattgagaattttcaaaaatggaaatgcctgaatgaactgaaatacagtgcataaggcattcagaagatgcattcaaagacttgTTATAAGTTGTTATAGTCACCACAGGATGTAATGTGCAGAAACCGAAAGAAAAAAACGACAAGAAATTTGCTAACATGTGAGTATATATTATAGCTTatgttctgttattatgtctgccGTAGCGCATTATAACTTATAATgtgtatattatatgatatactaTGCACGGTCTGTGGTCATGTTTAACTTTAGCAGATGGTCCCGAGCAACATCGGGTCAAATCgggtatgtaaaaaaaatgtccctcAAAATATGATAATTTTAAGCTTCTTTTATAATAATTACTCATTTGTCATCTGGaaacactgaaaaaagtaaAGCAGTCACGACTGGAGACGTCAGTGATTTTTTTCTATGTCTTTGAGGAGCAACCACAAGAACCAAAGCAGATGTCATTTAAACATGTTAAAATGTGCTCGAGAATGCTATGTTATCCATTTGATCTGCTAAGATGTCTAAAAGATACCGTTTACTGTCATAGTGCACACCTTGCTATAGAATGCTGATCTTCTTGGGCCTTCCTTCACTACACCAACACACATGAGCAGATAAGTGTTTATCCAATAAGCATTGTCTTAATGCAGCGTGTTCTGGTTCAGAGGTTCTGCGTGGCAAAATGGGGAGGTCATGTTTCATTTCCTGGAGCCTTTCTAGAAGAAGTCACAGAGGTTGATGAAGACAAAGCAGCCAACAAAGCAGGTCTGCACAGGTAAAGTGTTTGGAAGTACTGGACCAGGTGGAGCCAGACCATAAAGACATTGTACTCTactgtgtgtaggtgtgtgctCCAAAATAACATGCATGACTCAGTCAGTAAGTACTACTTAGTTGCTGTGTCTCCAATGGAATACTTCAGTCAGTACAAACAGTTAAAGTAAACAGTGTACACTACTTAGTTGCTGAGCATGTGAATTTTGATAGCGTCGTGCTGTTCCTAATCCATTAACATTGTTGCACACTTAGCAGAAATGACAATCACAATATTTGCCTGTTTCTTCCACTGCACTATTGCCCTCGCAGATTACTATGGCTCATGGGTTGAAACCATCTCCAGTGTGAACTGCAGATTAAAGTTAATACATGGGAAATTCCTGGGAAATTATTTAAACATGAGAGTGATGGGAAAGAAGGGCAAAATCAGTCTGTAGAATTACAACTCGAGTTAGCCCCTCGCCTTCCACAaagtagccaagatggcgactattaAGGGTGGTACTGCGAGTGCATGGTTTCGCCTTGGTTTAGTCTATGTCCAGTAGCACGCCAATTGAGACCCAGCCCGACTTTCTgttctcgtctttttttttatgagtcaGTAAACGTTGAAGTGTAGTCACAtggcatgatgatgatggctacTTTATTAGGTAAACCATCTAATAACATCCAATACAAAAACTCAAACAAGGATGAACATGTTGACTTTTGATGGTCAAatatgtttctaatattttgaccaccTTCTGTAGCTTCGTAACGGTCAAATCATTAACTACAGCTGCTTCattgttaagtgtgtgtgtgtgtggtcttgaGTCGTTGTCCATATTGAGACATGTTTGTTCTCCCAGACTAAACTACAGCAGCAGGACGACACATTCGTCAGTGCACTGTTAAACACATcaaagcgcacacacacacagtcttctTCATTGTGTGAAGGaatgtttgttagcatgttggcatatTTGCACTCATTATGTCCAACCTCACTATTATAGCCACACTGGCTAACTTAAGCAATCTTTAAATAATgattcccataggaaataacggaatcaatctgttccagtgtcaaactacGCCCATCATAAAAGCTTTAAGAGTACAATGCAATGTACAAGTGTAAGAGGTGAAGCATTGTATAAATGTTCTAGATTGTAGTATAGCATAAGACAAGTCCTGTTGGGTTCACTTGTTGTGCTTCActtccttttacacttgcaATTGACTTGCCTTGTACACTTCATTAAACTTTTACGACTACTTTCACTCTGGAAGAGACCATTTCCAACAAAGCAGAGGCCAACCAGCGTCCTCCATATAGTCTTATACGTCCCAGAGAATTTGTCATATTTACAAGTAAACAAAGTCAGTGAGATGCTGCTTTGAAATGTTTAATACTCCCCAGAAAAAGAAACCTTCAAATGTCCAAATAAAAAGTGCAAAGTTGGACATCTCGTCCCTGCTGAGTGTCTCTGTGGAGGTAGCCAGGTGAGCGTCCAGCAGGTAAACAGGCCAGCCTGTTGGGTGTCCTCAAGCGTTGCTAACATCACCGCTTCTTTTTCGCCTTGAGGCTTTTCCTCCTCTTGACGATCATCTCGTGCAGCTTGTCCATGCCCTCGTGCAAACCCTCGCCGATGATGGCGCAGGCGGGCTGCACGTGGTAGCAGGTGGCCGGAGCCAGCTCGTGCAAGGCCAGCTGCTTCTCGATGGCGTCCACCGGAAGTGACCTGGGCAGGTCCTGCTTGTTGGCGATGACCAGCAGCGGCGTCCCCTGGTTCTCCGCGAACTTGGTCACCTTGTGAAGCTCGGTTCGGGCCTCCTCGAGACGGTCCACGTCCACAGAGTCCACCACGTATACGATCCCGTCCGTGCAGCGACTGTAGGACTTCCAGAGGGGGCGCAGCTTCTCCTGCCCCCCCACGTCCCAGAAGTGGCAGCTGATGCCCTTGGCGCTGCTAAGCTTTATCTTCTCCGTGTTGAAGCCGATGGTGGGCACCGTGTTGACGAATTCGTTGAACTTGAGCCGGTAGAGGACGGTGGTCTTGCCGGCCGAGTCTAGACCCAGCATGACGATGTGAAGAGACTGGAAGGCGGACACGTTGGACAAACTGTTGCCCATCTCGGCGAGGCGTGGCGGGCTGGTCCACCTCCCTGGGGCTCAGGTGGCGAGCATCCAGTAGTTCCGGTCTAGACTGGATCTTGATCTGGATGTCAGTAGTCCTTAGACGCCCAGCGGTGCGTTTCCTACAGACACGTCCTCCATGGACTCTTCGCCGCTACTAACAACAAAACCCGCATAGAGGAGGAGGCCCCGCCAAGCTCCGCCCCTAGCGGCGAGAGCCAATCAGAGGGTAAGATGACCAGTGGCTTTGAACAGGAAGCTTGAAGGAAACAAAAAAGACTGAAAAAAGTGAACCGTCATGATAAAGAACaccttaataaataataataataaagaataaccTACATTGATATTGTATGCTTATTACTATAGATCCACTTTTTCACAAAGTACACGAAACTAGCGACACTTTCTGGTAAAAAACGGCAAGACAAAATGCAACTAGTTCTACCCCAAACTACTGCATTAAATTctcttattatatttaaatctaTACAGTTACTGGCGACAATTATGGCCACTATAAGTTTCAAACTATATCaactctttattatttttaaatctatCTTGCTCATTGTCGACTCTTATATCCGTGTAGTAATTGTCTCTTTCACAAAAAGCACAACTCTGGCGCCCCTTGTAGGACACCAAGCAGCAGTATTActtcacatttttcaattttttaaatggaaatatATAGTATTGTAATATGATGTTTCTCCTCTCATTTGTTCGCCTTAAGAAACAACACTGCCAATTGGAcacaatttaaatataaataatatgcgTTAAACTGTGGCCATCTTAAACGTTTTATTAACTGCACGGATTGTAAGTTCAAAGATTGCAATCGTGTTATCTAACTTTACTAACgaaaataattgtttatttgtttattattattattttattttattattgtatatatttttttaccactttaATGTGACAAAGCCAACGTCAGAAAGACAAGAAACCAATAGTACTTCTTTCTACCGTTAGAGGGAGACACCGTATAAAATTTGGACTGCTGCGGTGAGCTTGTTGAGGTTTCGTCTTTGTAAGTTACtgtaaaacaatgtaaaaaaataataataatactctacACTGGTAATATCTCCCCAAAAGTATCCCCATTGCAactattttgttgaaaaaaaaaactattcgtGTCCATTCGTGTATACATTTCTTTGGATGAATTGCAGTGTATGGGAAAAATAGTCATCCACAAAGTAGGAAagtcatagttagagcatagaaaacctgtttgactttcaaaatacgggttttaatattattagtgcCCTTTAGACACGAAATACCAGTcttatagtcatctttacgctcctattattctttgttttaacCACATTGCgtaggctacgggatcactgcagggacataacagaTGGCCGCCGCTCTTAACATGCTGTACagtaagctagcaagctaactacttagcctctccaattgatTTATTCTAAAcgtaagaaagtgtttcaaatgaagCAGTGAAGAAGGGCAGAGTAAGAAGCCCAAAACTGCCGACTTCCAAATGGGAGGAATTTTCCTCactcgggtatgctggagtcgaTCTcaactgactttgggcaaaaggcggggtacacactggactggtggccagccaatcacagggcacatatagacaaacaaccattcacactcacattcatacctatggacaatttggagtcaccaattaacctagcatgatttttggaatgtgggaggaaactcgagtaccacacatgcacggggagaacatgcaaaaatctGCAAAGtccaaaacatgcaaaatccaatGGTGATTCAGACCCAGTGACCAGACTACATctttcaaatatttattgattttgggCGCAGTCAACCACGTCTTGTTCGCCTACAAAGGGTTAAATTGTCTTAAAAAGCATCCAAGGCCTCACTGTGCATCGCCTTTATCATGTCGTGCACGACTGACCGCACTCCAATCAGAATTCttttggggagaaaaaaaaacacgggtgGGGTGCTGTGTAAGTTGATGGACTACATGTAGCCCCACCCTAGTGGCTGGTTGCGGTAGATACAGGTCAACGGTCATCATGCACAATCGTCGTTAACATACACACTTAATCAGTTCCCACGAGGTCACGCTTTGTCACCTCCAGcaggctcacacacacacaaaggttgCCACGGAGATGAGCATGCTGTGCTGTGGAGGTCGCCATGGCGCCGGTGTTTACTGGAAGCAGAGGTGGCCGTGTCTCCACCAATGACAGCACTCACTGACAGCGGGGGGGTGGAGCCAACTGTGAGACAAGTGGCTGATGGGCATTGAAAGCACTCAGGACAAGATTGTCTCTCCAAGCTTCTCTCTcgctgtgcacacacacacacttatgcacACGCGGGGGGAGGGGGCTCCCAggtgaacacacacagacatagtGGATCGCCCCACCAGGTTTCGGTGTCCCATCACCTTTGACCAGGAGGACAATAAGGCTTTTGTAGCAGCTTTCTTCTTCCTGATGAACACACTTGATAACTTTCTATGCAAATGAGTCACAGCTCAACATAAAATGCTTCATTCTTCAAGGAGTTAACACTCTTCGCTTTAACTAGCACGTGTGGACAGCTTGATGGACGGATGACGTGATCACAGTGTTAGACCTCTGGGGACACCTATTAGGGATATAAGTCTGGTGAAAACCACTGGGGTCAATTGCTCACCTCGTTCAAGACATGGTTAAAAGTGTGAGCAAAGACGCAGGAAGATGgtgcaaatatttacatttatttatattatttattatccagGACGCAGCGCACAGACACAGCCAGGTCACATGGCATTGTGTGCCTTTTTGGCAGATGTTGATCAAAGACACAAACGGTCCATGCGGTGAAAACAACTCAAAAGCTACTTGTTTGTTTTGGAGCGTTTGCCCGTTACCATGACAGGCAAATATGGATCCTCAACTCAGACTCCAGGTGCTACACTGAAGCAGAAGCTGCTCCAATATTTGAACCTTCGGCCAGAATGagaccagaaccagaaccgTTTCTTGAGTGGTTCCATCTGAAACTCCAAAAACAAGTCATGAAGAGAAAACGAGCTTCGATGGTCCAGTCCTGATTCTAAAAGCATCCAAGACAGAACGTACGTGTCCCATACGAGGCTGGTTCTGAACGTTTGGCAGCAGGCGATTGGACAGGGTGTCCCTGAAAGTCTGGAGACATGGGCAAAACGCATACACAGCGTAACAACGGCGGTTGTCGACACAACCGAAACCAAAACTAGCCATTGCCTTCACACTTGCTTCAGACTTTGACTGGAGCCATAGGGAGAATTGGCAGTAATAAAGGATTTTTCAATCAATAGAAGTTTGCTGACATGTTTTTCTTCCATGTGtgtatacttttatttacattattctgtttaatatatttaatactcTTTTCTCACTGTGCTGCTGGTGTATATCTTGACTACAAGACTGTCAAGTTTGTGTACAGTTCCGGTGACAaacaaactaataaaataacatttaatggCTGTGTTTTGCAATTTACTGTGGTTAATACAATGTTAATACTGCTGTGTACACATTAATTCTGTGTAGCTAGATTTTAGTTTAACCGTCTTAAGAAAAGTATTTAAGTAGTACTTTGTCgacataaaattattttttgtaatatatgaataaatattttcttttttaatgtattgtaaaattgtaaaatatacattatcatatgttgtttttatccatccatcagggatgctggagcagctgtctttgggcgggaggcagggtacaccctggactggtcgccagccaatctcaggtttttatattttatttgtattattcttttatatttaaataagatgttattttattactatttattagggttgggcgatatgttTTATGTACCGGTATAGATTCTTTCAATGATAAGAAATTGACGTATACCGGTAGAAatgataaaacgtaaacaagtcGAGTGACATGACATCGTGCCACGGTGGATATGTAAGATGAATTAAATGCCGTAATCGTGAAGGGAATATTCAagtgtggaagtatttacttgGCAGACTGCTCAATCGTGGCACCACATCAATATAAACACTGAACAGCCTCCTCCCAACCTGATCAGGTTGACTTGGCGATAAACCCTGGCAAAGGTTGACTGAGTCTCCTCTTACTGAGCGTGattggaagctagcagggttagcgtgtgtggttgtgtgtgcgcGACTCCGTCTTGATGATTGCGTGTTTTACGGCTTTAGTGTAAGGGACGTTTGGGACGTAAGGGACCCATGTttgcataaacaaaacaagtgtCATGCAAAATATCTTCCTTATGCAGTTGGaatggcatgggtgactacatcttctgTCATCACAAGCACAGGTATTAAAAtatgttgaagatttagtagcaatgtgtgcagaggaaaagtta
This is a stretch of genomic DNA from Doryrhamphus excisus isolate RoL2022-K1 chromosome 9, RoL_Dexc_1.0, whole genome shotgun sequence. It encodes these proteins:
- the LOC131135858 gene encoding ADP-ribosylation factor-like protein 4C gives rise to the protein MGNSLSNVSAFQSLHIVMLGLDSAGKTTVLYRLKFNEFVNTVPTIGFNTEKIKLSSAKGISCHFWDVGGQEKLRPLWKSYSRCTDGIVYVVDSVDVDRLEEARTELHKVTKFAENQGTPLLVIANKQDLPRSLPVDAIEKQLALHELAPATCYHVQPACAIIGEGLHEGMDKLHEMIVKRRKSLKAKKKR